A window from Actinomycetes bacterium encodes these proteins:
- a CDS encoding RNA polymerase sigma factor → MTESPEPDTDGDAAQRFEAYVIPEVAVMLRVARSITRNAHDAEDLAQETMIRAYRSIDRFDGRHPRAWLLTILRNAEINRHRRRRPTLLTEAQSELPDPAADDGATAEEAALAGTFDAAVETAFGRLSEDFRQIIELVDLGGLSYAEAAEVAGIPEGTVMSRLHRARRKMREQLGEPGYSERNEKP, encoded by the coding sequence TTGACTGAATCGCCCGAGCCCGACACTGATGGCGATGCCGCGCAACGGTTCGAGGCGTACGTGATCCCCGAGGTCGCGGTGATGCTGCGCGTGGCCCGATCGATCACGCGCAATGCCCACGACGCGGAAGATCTGGCCCAGGAGACCATGATTCGGGCGTACCGCTCGATCGACCGCTTCGACGGCCGCCACCCGCGGGCCTGGCTGCTCACGATCCTGCGCAACGCGGAGATCAACCGCCACCGACGGAGGCGCCCGACTCTGCTGACCGAGGCCCAGAGCGAACTGCCCGATCCAGCCGCGGACGACGGAGCCACCGCCGAGGAGGCGGCGCTCGCCGGCACCTTCGATGCCGCAGTGGAAACCGCTTTCGGCAGGCTCTCGGAAGACTTCCGCCAGATCATCGAACTCGTCGACCTTGGAGGACTGTCCTACGCCGAGGCAGCAGAAGTCGCCGGCATCCCCGAAGGAACCGTCATGAGCCGCCTGCACCGGGCCCGCCGCAAGATGCGCGAGCAGCTCGGCGAGCCCGGATACTCCGAGAGGAACGAGAAGCCATGA
- a CDS encoding SDR family oxidoreductase: MTGSPTFDFAGARVLVTGGSRGIGRAVAQAFHDAGASVAVTGTRPTASDYDTGLDGFDYNCVDSTDAEAVDDFAASLDRLDVLVNNAGANGMDEASPDGFAESVQLNLLAAHRLMARTEALLAASELDGGASVVNVASMAAFRPAAFVPGYGAAKAGIVQMTKQYALLWAPSGVRVNAVAPGLIGTDMTAPMRAFDEITEAELAKVPMRRWGTPADLVGAFLFLASPAARFITGQTLCIDGGYSVT, encoded by the coding sequence ATGACCGGATCACCGACATTCGACTTCGCCGGGGCCCGGGTCCTGGTGACTGGTGGCAGCCGAGGGATCGGCCGTGCCGTGGCGCAGGCGTTCCACGATGCCGGCGCCTCGGTGGCGGTCACGGGTACCCGTCCAACAGCGTCGGACTACGACACCGGACTCGACGGTTTCGACTACAACTGTGTCGACTCCACCGATGCCGAGGCCGTCGACGACTTCGCCGCCTCGCTCGATCGGCTCGACGTGCTGGTCAACAACGCCGGCGCCAACGGCATGGACGAGGCCTCACCCGACGGCTTCGCGGAGTCCGTCCAACTCAACCTGCTCGCAGCACACCGGCTCATGGCGCGCACCGAGGCGTTGCTGGCGGCCAGCGAGCTCGACGGGGGAGCGAGCGTCGTCAACGTGGCGAGCATGGCGGCGTTCAGGCCGGCGGCGTTCGTGCCGGGCTACGGCGCCGCGAAGGCCGGCATCGTGCAGATGACGAAGCAGTACGCGTTGCTCTGGGCGCCCTCGGGTGTCCGGGTGAACGCTGTCGCTCCGGGGCTCATCGGCACCGACATGACGGCGCCCATGCGCGCATTCGACGAGATCACCGAAGCCGAGCTGGCCAAGGTGCCGATGAGGCGCTGGGGCACTCCCGCTGACCTCGTGGGCGCGTTCCTGTTCCTCGCCAGTCCCGCGGCGCGATTCATCACGGGCCAGACCCTGTGTATCGACGGCGGCTACTCGGTCACCTGA
- a CDS encoding DUF1295 domain-containing protein, which translates to MKGSAGALASVIAAVAVGALVALAGSDGGATAAGLPVMVWCAVAAYGVNWIAYVPSMLMRTERFFDLTGTITYITVLAVALVTVARYDGRSVLLAALVSIWSIRLGTFLARRIIAAGSDSRFDSIKTDPLRLLSTWTLQGLWVLLTMAAALAAITADREAAFDWGVPVGAAIWAVGFSLEVVADRQKQEFRSDPANDGRFIRTGLWAWSRHPNYFGEILLWTGIAVISVGALGGWAHLTLVSPLFVYVLLTRISGVPLLERSGQKRWGEDPEYRRYVADTPSLFPRPPHKAPQR; encoded by the coding sequence ATGAAGGGTTCAGCTGGCGCGCTCGCATCGGTGATCGCCGCCGTTGCGGTCGGTGCGCTCGTGGCACTGGCAGGCAGCGACGGTGGGGCCACCGCTGCCGGCCTGCCCGTGATGGTCTGGTGCGCGGTGGCCGCCTACGGCGTGAACTGGATCGCGTACGTGCCCTCGATGCTGATGCGCACCGAGCGCTTCTTCGACCTCACCGGAACCATCACCTACATCACCGTGCTCGCAGTCGCGTTGGTCACCGTGGCGCGTTACGACGGCCGTTCGGTGCTGCTCGCCGCTCTCGTGTCGATCTGGTCGATACGACTGGGGACCTTCCTGGCACGCCGGATCATCGCTGCGGGGTCCGACTCGCGGTTCGACTCGATCAAGACCGACCCCTTGCGGCTGCTCAGCACCTGGACCCTCCAGGGCCTCTGGGTACTGCTCACCATGGCGGCAGCTCTCGCAGCGATAACTGCGGACCGGGAGGCCGCATTCGACTGGGGGGTGCCGGTGGGGGCAGCAATCTGGGCTGTCGGCTTCAGCCTCGAGGTGGTGGCCGACCGCCAGAAGCAGGAGTTCCGGTCGGACCCGGCCAACGACGGGCGCTTCATACGCACCGGCCTCTGGGCGTGGTCACGCCACCCCAATTACTTCGGCGAGATCCTGCTCTGGACAGGCATCGCCGTCATCTCCGTCGGCGCGCTGGGAGGCTGGGCGCACCTGACCCTGGTGTCGCCACTGTTCGTCTACGTGCTGCTCACGCGCATCAGCGGCGTGCCCCTGCTGGAACGCAGCGGCCAGAAGCGCTGGGGAGAAGACCCCGAATACCGACGGTACGTGGCTGACACACCTTCACTGTTCCCCCGCCCTCCGCACAAGGCGCCACAGCGGTGA
- a CDS encoding alpha/beta hydrolase, which produces MGWAYLVVSVNGAAYTLNAYKPARNKAMFGWSFFASWMTIELAPLHLVWQIVATALFAKKGALRTAPGKVGLAVTLASWVGLAATIRQSYAARNEIRESMRELAQHQRRTPDHRVELRRHVSFARAGGKELRMDILSPCDAPEPGTRRPCLVQVHGGGWVLGFKDRQGQLLMKEMAKAGWVCCNVDYRLSPSATFPDHLVDVKRAIAWIRENAHELGVDPDFIAVTGGSAGGHLTALAALTDDPALQPGFESADTSVQAAVPFYGVFDFKNRTGAWPEGTIEQFLSPMVMKTDPAEDPEGWSLASPIDQVRADAPPFMVIHGDRDVLAPVQDARVFVEDLRAVSEAPVYYVELHGAQHAFETFASIRANAVIEATAHFLDAVHSAYEHVPGERPTGAEVSAELEAELGAEVSQKLS; this is translated from the coding sequence ATGGGTTGGGCATACCTGGTCGTATCCGTCAACGGCGCCGCTTACACGCTTAACGCCTACAAGCCCGCGCGCAACAAGGCGATGTTCGGCTGGAGCTTCTTCGCGTCGTGGATGACGATCGAGCTAGCGCCCCTGCACCTGGTCTGGCAGATCGTGGCCACCGCGCTGTTCGCGAAGAAGGGCGCACTGCGCACCGCCCCCGGCAAGGTGGGTCTGGCCGTCACCCTGGCGTCATGGGTGGGCCTGGCCGCCACGATCCGCCAGAGCTACGCAGCACGCAACGAGATCCGCGAGTCGATGCGTGAACTGGCACAGCACCAGCGGCGCACTCCCGACCACCGCGTCGAGCTGCGGCGCCATGTCAGCTTCGCACGTGCGGGCGGCAAGGAGCTGCGCATGGACATCCTCTCGCCCTGCGATGCACCCGAACCCGGCACGCGCAGGCCGTGTCTCGTGCAGGTTCACGGAGGCGGATGGGTACTCGGCTTCAAGGACCGCCAGGGTCAGCTCCTCATGAAGGAGATGGCGAAGGCGGGTTGGGTCTGCTGCAACGTCGACTACCGCCTGAGTCCGAGCGCCACCTTCCCAGACCACCTCGTGGACGTGAAGCGGGCCATCGCATGGATCCGCGAGAATGCCCACGAGCTGGGTGTCGACCCCGACTTCATAGCGGTCACCGGTGGGTCGGCGGGCGGCCACCTGACGGCCCTCGCGGCGCTCACCGACGATCCGGCCCTCCAGCCCGGATTCGAGTCGGCTGACACCTCGGTCCAGGCGGCGGTGCCCTTCTACGGCGTGTTCGACTTCAAGAACCGCACTGGGGCCTGGCCCGAGGGGACCATCGAGCAGTTCCTGTCCCCGATGGTCATGAAGACCGACCCCGCGGAGGACCCCGAGGGGTGGTCGCTCGCTTCGCCGATCGACCAGGTCCGCGCCGATGCGCCACCGTTCATGGTGATCCACGGCGATCGTGACGTACTGGCCCCCGTGCAGGACGCACGGGTGTTCGTGGAGGACCTGCGGGCGGTGTCCGAGGCGCCGGTGTACTACGTCGAACTGCACGGTGCCCAGCATGCGTTCGAGACCTTCGCCTCGATCCGGGCCAACGCGGTCATCGAGGCCACGGCGCACTTCCTCGACGCGGTGCACAGCGCCTACGAGCACGTGCCCGGCGAGCGACCCACCGGAGCGGAGGTCTCCGCAGAGCTCGAGGCCGAGCTCGGCGCCGAGGTCAGCCAGAAGCTGAGCTGA
- a CDS encoding alpha/beta hydrolase translates to MTESGTRPGRQLPAHESSPAWFRRALQVPFEDGFTAVGGVQVHFCAWGEPGRRGLVFVHGGGAHAHWWTHVAASFARDFRVLAVDLSGHGDSGHRQEYSLEQWTDEVMAVADAGGILGPPVVVGHSMGGFVTIGTAAMHGDRLAGVIVCDSPVTEPDPETRSYMLKQAFGRPRVYPERDQAISRFRTVPPQEHYLGYVLDHVARRSLKQVEGGWQWKFDRTIFEQFAGGMRGIALPYLAAIRCRLALLRSENGLVTEDIGASMYEAMGKVTPIIEIPEAGHHAMLDEPLILLTAIRSLLADWDHSEPSFIHR, encoded by the coding sequence ATGACCGAATCCGGAACCCGGCCGGGCCGGCAGCTCCCGGCCCACGAATCGTCACCGGCCTGGTTCCGCCGGGCGCTTCAGGTGCCATTCGAGGACGGGTTCACCGCGGTCGGTGGCGTGCAGGTGCACTTCTGTGCGTGGGGTGAGCCGGGCAGGCGCGGCCTCGTGTTCGTTCACGGCGGCGGTGCGCACGCGCATTGGTGGACCCATGTTGCAGCGTCGTTCGCCCGTGACTTCAGGGTGTTGGCCGTCGACCTGTCGGGCCACGGCGACAGCGGGCATCGCCAGGAGTATTCACTCGAGCAGTGGACCGACGAGGTGATGGCGGTCGCTGACGCAGGGGGGATCCTGGGCCCACCGGTCGTGGTGGGCCACTCGATGGGTGGGTTCGTCACGATCGGAACCGCCGCCATGCATGGAGACCGGCTGGCGGGAGTGATCGTGTGCGACTCGCCTGTGACCGAACCCGACCCGGAGACCCGCAGCTACATGCTCAAACAGGCGTTCGGCCGGCCCCGGGTGTACCCGGAGCGGGACCAGGCGATCTCACGGTTCCGCACCGTGCCCCCACAGGAGCACTACCTCGGCTACGTGCTCGACCACGTGGCCCGCCGCTCCCTCAAGCAGGTCGAAGGCGGCTGGCAGTGGAAGTTCGACCGCACGATCTTCGAACAGTTCGCGGGCGGCATGCGGGGCATAGCGCTGCCCTACCTCGCGGCGATCCGCTGCCGGCTGGCATTGCTGCGCTCGGAGAACGGGCTGGTCACAGAAGACATCGGCGCTTCCATGTACGAGGCCATGGGCAAGGTGACGCCGATCATCGAGATTCCCGAGGCGGGTCACCACGCCATGCTGGATGAGCCGCTGATCCTGCTCACTGCGATTCGATCCCTCCTGGCCGACTGGGACCATTCGGAGCCCTCGTTCATCCACCGCTGA
- a CDS encoding DUF1275 domain-containing protein, with translation MVMPVRRPETVAVLLAAASGFVDAFVYLRIFPVFTANQSGNLIFAGVAIGKGHWVEASASLIALAAYIVGAGVGTAAFDHKRQGGRPRFLRALGAEVAVLVTLIVTAAILGRGQQVSRQVDLPVILMIATTSLAMGLQGMALRKVRGVSVLTTGGTGNVTSIGERLGRLGTPRREDGDEAVLGIIGGVVVLYVVGAIAGAIAAAIDRVGPVLLLIPVATVAVALVLELTRVRSGEQPPGAGATQR, from the coding sequence ATGGTCATGCCTGTCCGCCGCCCGGAAACGGTTGCGGTGCTTCTCGCTGCGGCTTCGGGATTCGTGGACGCGTTCGTGTACCTGCGGATTTTCCCGGTCTTCACCGCCAACCAGTCCGGCAACCTGATCTTCGCCGGGGTGGCGATCGGCAAGGGCCACTGGGTCGAGGCCTCGGCCTCGCTGATAGCGCTCGCCGCGTACATCGTCGGGGCCGGTGTGGGCACCGCTGCCTTTGACCACAAGCGCCAAGGGGGTCGCCCCAGGTTCCTGAGGGCGCTCGGCGCCGAGGTCGCGGTGCTGGTCACACTGATTGTTACAGCAGCGATCCTCGGTCGCGGCCAGCAGGTCAGCAGGCAGGTCGACCTCCCGGTGATCCTGATGATCGCAACCACGTCGCTCGCCATGGGTCTACAGGGCATGGCGCTTCGAAAGGTACGCGGCGTTTCGGTACTCACCACGGGCGGAACCGGCAACGTGACCTCCATCGGTGAGCGGCTCGGCAGACTCGGCACGCCACGGCGTGAGGATGGCGACGAAGCCGTGCTCGGGATCATCGGCGGCGTCGTCGTGCTCTACGTCGTGGGCGCGATCGCGGGAGCGATCGCAGCGGCCATCGACCGGGTCGGGCCAGTGCTGCTGTTGATCCCGGTGGCCACGGTCGCGGTCGCGCTGGTACTCGAGTTGACCAGGGTCCGCTCCGGCGAACAACCACCGGGCGCGGGCGCCACACAGCGCTAA
- a CDS encoding phytanoyl-CoA dioxygenase family protein, with amino-acid sequence MEETRDTAASDPMSCERHPWNSDMQWRPPREPRTITVEQAEAFQHDGFFVMENVFSATELAELDEALEPGNERVAELLAQLPDGRISVAGVDTQLVTPNQVGATGVLIDTCRHRTLAGVCADLVGPDVRLYWEQAVYKQPRSVAPVLWHQDNGYTYVEPQAYLTCWIAITDATRDNGCVRVAPGVHREGTLVHRSTEFGQECWGDESGAVEVPVPAGDVVVFSSLTPHTTGVNRTDDVRKSYIVQYTPDGAEVLEGAPPAAPTRRRRLDDPVLNAWVVRDGEPVDG; translated from the coding sequence GTGGAAGAGACCCGGGACACCGCAGCCTCCGATCCGATGTCGTGCGAGCGGCATCCGTGGAACTCCGACATGCAGTGGCGTCCTCCCCGCGAGCCCCGGACGATCACCGTGGAACAGGCCGAGGCATTCCAGCACGACGGGTTCTTCGTCATGGAGAATGTGTTCTCCGCCACAGAGCTGGCCGAGCTGGACGAGGCGCTCGAACCCGGCAACGAACGCGTGGCGGAGTTGTTGGCCCAGCTCCCCGACGGGCGGATCTCGGTCGCCGGTGTGGACACCCAACTCGTCACCCCGAACCAGGTGGGTGCCACGGGCGTGCTGATCGACACGTGCCGCCATCGCACGCTCGCCGGGGTCTGCGCTGATTTGGTCGGCCCCGATGTGCGCCTCTACTGGGAGCAGGCGGTCTACAAGCAACCCCGGTCGGTGGCGCCCGTGCTCTGGCACCAGGACAACGGCTACACCTACGTGGAGCCACAGGCGTACCTGACCTGCTGGATCGCGATCACCGATGCGACCCGCGACAACGGCTGTGTCAGGGTGGCGCCGGGTGTGCACCGCGAAGGCACGCTCGTGCACCGCAGCACCGAGTTCGGCCAGGAGTGCTGGGGTGACGAAAGCGGTGCAGTGGAGGTCCCGGTCCCGGCGGGCGACGTTGTGGTGTTCTCCTCGCTCACGCCCCACACCACAGGTGTGAATCGAACCGACGATGTCCGCAAGTCCTACATCGTGCAGTACACACCCGACGGTGCCGAGGTGCTGGAGGGTGCACCGCCCGCTGCGCCCACCCGTCGGCGGCGCCTCGATGACCCGGTGCTCAACGCATGGGTGGTGCGCGATGGGGAGCCGGTCGACGGCTGA
- the cydC gene encoding thiol reductant ABC exporter subunit CydC: protein MTAPAVSVRRLAELTASQRWWTLATAVLGTVTLCSGIGLVALAAWLISKAALVDSTAALALAITGVRFFAVTRAAFRYLERYVGHLATFRTLTALRAQFFAAVEPLAPARLAQRRTGDLLARIIGDIDSVGDFPLRVAVPMIAAALTSVVAAVVLGSFSWVLGAIVAGYLLLVGLVVPAGARFIGRSASEAVAQVEADMEAEAVESVAAAPELVAFGREDRLTETLGRLHDRRCQLDRRLGHLHGAAGALVAVLVGMSAMTLFAVALPMLDDGRLAGVELAVMPLVALAAFEAVAPLAAAMDSLGRARGSAGRLDDLLCSEPEVDPHAGDAAAPTGPVALAISGLSYSYPGDPGTVIDGLDAVIPAGARAAVVGASGTGKSTLLSLLLRFRDYHCGSITIGGTELADLRADNARKLVATVEQHDHLFDTSVRDNLLLADQDADDDRVRKALGAADALEFVEAMPAGLDERVGEDGSRLSGGERQRLMIARALLAEAPILVLDEATAHLDADTEARVLEGVHRWQGGRTVVLMSHSDRATDGVDVVVRLD from the coding sequence GTGACCGCGCCGGCGGTTTCTGTTCGGCGGCTGGCGGAGCTGACCGCGTCACAGCGCTGGTGGACACTCGCCACCGCCGTGCTCGGCACCGTCACCCTGTGCTCGGGCATCGGGTTGGTCGCGTTGGCGGCGTGGCTGATCTCCAAAGCTGCATTGGTCGACTCGACCGCGGCCCTGGCCCTTGCCATCACCGGCGTCAGGTTCTTCGCCGTCACGCGGGCTGCGTTCCGATACCTCGAGCGATACGTCGGCCACCTGGCCACCTTCCGGACTCTCACTGCGCTGCGGGCGCAGTTCTTCGCGGCGGTCGAACCGCTGGCACCGGCCAGGCTGGCCCAACGCCGCACCGGCGACCTGCTGGCCCGCATCATCGGTGACATCGACTCGGTCGGGGACTTCCCGCTGCGGGTGGCCGTGCCGATGATCGCCGCCGCACTGACATCGGTGGTTGCAGCAGTCGTGCTCGGTTCGTTCAGCTGGGTACTCGGAGCCATCGTGGCCGGTTACCTCCTGCTGGTCGGACTGGTGGTTCCGGCAGGCGCCCGCTTCATCGGGCGATCCGCCTCCGAAGCGGTCGCCCAGGTGGAGGCCGACATGGAGGCAGAGGCCGTGGAGTCGGTAGCGGCGGCGCCGGAGCTGGTGGCGTTCGGCCGCGAGGATCGCCTCACCGAGACGTTGGGGAGGCTCCACGATCGCCGCTGCCAACTCGACCGGCGACTCGGGCATCTTCACGGGGCGGCGGGAGCGTTGGTGGCCGTGCTCGTGGGCATGTCCGCGATGACGTTGTTCGCCGTGGCGCTGCCGATGCTGGACGACGGGCGACTCGCCGGCGTCGAACTCGCTGTCATGCCACTGGTGGCGCTGGCCGCATTCGAGGCTGTGGCACCGCTCGCAGCCGCGATGGACAGCCTGGGGCGGGCCCGCGGATCAGCCGGACGACTCGATGACCTGCTGTGCTCCGAGCCAGAGGTCGACCCCCACGCGGGCGATGCCGCGGCACCGACGGGGCCGGTCGCCCTCGCGATCTCGGGCCTCTCCTACAGCTACCCGGGTGACCCGGGAACAGTCATCGACGGCCTGGACGCTGTGATTCCCGCAGGGGCGCGGGCTGCTGTGGTGGGCGCCAGCGGGACAGGCAAGTCCACGCTGTTGAGCCTGCTGCTGCGCTTCCGCGACTACCACTGCGGGTCGATCACAATCGGTGGTACCGAGTTGGCGGACCTCCGCGCCGACAATGCCCGGAAGCTGGTGGCCACCGTGGAACAGCACGACCACCTGTTCGACACGTCGGTGCGCGACAACCTCTTGCTGGCCGACCAGGACGCCGACGACGACCGGGTCCGCAAAGCGCTGGGCGCGGCGGACGCGCTCGAGTTCGTGGAGGCGATGCCGGCCGGGCTCGACGAACGGGTCGGAGAGGATGGCAGCCGACTCAGCGGTGGGGAGCGCCAACGCCTGATGATCGCCCGTGCACTGCTGGCCGAGGCCCCGATCCTGGTACTCGACGAGGCCACCGCCCACCTCGATGCCGACACCGAGGCGCGGGTACTCGAGGGCGTGCACCGGTGGCAGGGCGGGCGCACAGTGGTTCTCATGTCGCACAGCGACCGTGCGACCGACGGTGTCGACGTGGTCGTGCGGCTGGACTGA
- the cydD gene encoding thiol reductant ABC exporter subunit CydD, translating into MSGGTEGPGATQRNAAGRLLASQPRAALLSVAGLAAAGLAGAALLAWLVLLAEVVDRAFVDGDRLGDLRGPLVAMAALLIVRAAAGWAGTVLAAKSSAASRTLLRSRLTASVITGDPRRLGGARTGRVSGALTEGVEAVGDWVSGYLPAMAMTVVVPAMAFVAVLLLDWPSTLILAFTGPMLVLLLAVIGRRTAELTRRRFDELGWLRGFYLDMLRGLGTLKAFGRSSDGAEMIEQTSRRFGDTTMEVLRTAFQTSLVMEWASTAATALVAVEVSFRLIRGDITFGTALAVLVVTPEFFTPFRRLSTEYHVGRTGDAAAEEISELLGEAQVDLTGPRTAAPVSSADHAGPPRIEVRSLHYRYPGAEKDALDGVDLSLEPGEVVAVVGPSGAGKSTLASVLLRFVEPTSGEALVDGQPLSGIDATQWRRRLAWVPQAPTMLAGTVADNIALGAPGADRAQIERAAQAAGADEFIAALPDGYDTVLGERGLRLSGGQRQRIAIARATIVDAPLIVFDEFTAHLDSETEAAVLDAARKLWRGRTVIVIAHREATIAAADRVVTLRKGAVSAGRAGGGP; encoded by the coding sequence TTGAGCGGGGGGACCGAAGGCCCGGGAGCCACACAGCGCAACGCCGCCGGTCGACTGCTGGCGAGCCAGCCACGCGCCGCCCTGTTGTCCGTGGCCGGCCTCGCGGCTGCCGGGCTCGCCGGGGCCGCGCTGCTGGCATGGCTGGTGCTCCTCGCCGAAGTGGTGGACCGCGCCTTTGTGGATGGCGACCGTCTCGGCGACCTGAGGGGTCCGCTCGTCGCCATGGCCGCGCTGCTGATCGTGCGTGCAGCGGCCGGCTGGGCCGGCACGGTGCTCGCCGCGAAGTCATCGGCGGCCTCGCGTACCCTGCTGCGCAGCCGGCTCACCGCATCGGTCATCACCGGTGACCCGAGGCGGCTTGGCGGAGCCCGCACAGGACGGGTCAGCGGTGCGCTGACCGAGGGGGTGGAGGCGGTCGGGGACTGGGTGTCGGGCTACCTGCCGGCCATGGCCATGACTGTGGTCGTGCCGGCCATGGCGTTCGTCGCCGTGTTGCTGCTCGACTGGCCGAGCACGCTGATCCTCGCCTTCACGGGACCGATGCTGGTGCTGCTGCTGGCGGTCATCGGCCGCCGCACCGCGGAGCTGACGCGGCGGCGTTTCGACGAGCTCGGATGGCTGCGGGGCTTCTACCTCGACATGCTGCGCGGCCTTGGCACCCTCAAGGCCTTCGGCCGCAGCAGCGATGGCGCCGAGATGATCGAGCAGACGAGCCGTCGATTCGGGGACACCACGATGGAGGTACTCCGAACCGCGTTCCAGACCTCGCTGGTCATGGAATGGGCTTCGACCGCCGCCACGGCGCTCGTGGCGGTCGAGGTGAGTTTCCGGCTGATCAGGGGTGACATCACCTTCGGTACCGCGCTGGCGGTGCTCGTGGTGACCCCGGAGTTCTTCACGCCCTTCCGCCGCCTGTCCACCGAGTACCACGTGGGCCGTACCGGCGATGCCGCAGCCGAGGAGATCTCCGAGCTCCTCGGCGAGGCCCAGGTCGACCTGACCGGGCCGCGCACGGCAGCGCCGGTGTCGTCGGCCGACCACGCCGGACCACCGCGCATAGAGGTGCGTTCCCTGCACTACCGGTACCCGGGAGCCGAGAAGGACGCCTTGGACGGGGTCGACCTGTCGCTCGAGCCAGGTGAGGTCGTGGCCGTGGTCGGCCCCAGCGGGGCGGGCAAGTCGACACTGGCATCGGTGCTGTTGCGCTTCGTCGAGCCGACCTCGGGCGAGGCGCTGGTCGACGGACAACCACTCTCGGGCATCGATGCGACGCAATGGCGCCGACGACTCGCCTGGGTGCCCCAGGCGCCAACGATGCTCGCAGGCACGGTCGCCGACAACATCGCACTGGGCGCACCGGGGGCCGACCGCGCGCAGATCGAGCGAGCGGCCCAAGCTGCTGGAGCCGACGAGTTCATCGCGGCGCTTCCGGATGGCTACGACACGGTGCTCGGGGAACGTGGGCTGCGCCTGAGCGGTGGGCAGCGCCAGCGGATCGCCATCGCCCGGGCGACCATCGTGGACGCACCGCTGATCGTCTTCGATGAGTTCACGGCGCACCTCGACAGCGAGACCGAGGCTGCGGTGCTCGATGCGGCGCGGAAGCTCTGGCGGGGCCGCACCGTCATAGTGATTGCACACCGCGAAGCCACGATCGCGGCCGCCGACCGGGTAGTGACCTTGCGCAAGGGTGCCGTGTCGGCTGGCCGCGCCGGAGGCGGGCCGTGA
- the cydB gene encoding cytochrome d ubiquinol oxidase subunit II — protein sequence MWLNTTWFVLYVVIITGYVILDGFDLGVGILSPWLCKDDREHRIVLNSIGPIWDGNEVWLVLGGGALFAAFPFVYASLFSGFYTAMMLVLLVLILRTVAIEFRSKRESSRWRTTWDWFFFGSSLGIALLLGVALGNVIRGVKLDSDGNIAVDLIDLLNPYSLLVGITGVVMLSLHGAFFLTQKVEGDLLERVRRQIPRLGASFFVLGTTLVIWTFNLESRIVDNFRDRPWTVAFPVLALGATLAAWRLVENRAYLSGFVASAVTIAMLMASVAAGLYPVMLPSSISAANDLTIHNAAAAQNTLTVMFVMAIIGMPFVLLYTVGIYYFFRGKVVLDEESY from the coding sequence ATGTGGCTCAACACCACCTGGTTCGTCCTCTACGTCGTGATCATCACCGGGTACGTGATCCTCGACGGATTCGACCTGGGCGTCGGCATCCTGTCGCCCTGGCTGTGCAAGGACGACCGCGAGCACCGGATCGTGCTCAACAGCATCGGTCCCATCTGGGATGGCAACGAGGTGTGGCTCGTACTCGGAGGCGGAGCCCTGTTCGCAGCATTCCCGTTCGTTTACGCATCGCTGTTCTCGGGCTTCTACACGGCGATGATGCTCGTTCTGCTGGTGCTGATCCTGCGGACCGTGGCGATCGAGTTCCGATCCAAGCGCGAGAGCAGCCGTTGGCGCACCACCTGGGACTGGTTCTTCTTCGGTTCGTCGCTCGGCATCGCGCTGTTGCTCGGCGTGGCGCTTGGCAACGTGATCCGCGGCGTGAAGCTCGACAGTGACGGCAACATCGCGGTCGACCTGATCGACCTGCTCAACCCCTACTCGCTCCTGGTGGGCATCACCGGCGTTGTGATGCTCAGCCTCCACGGCGCGTTCTTCCTCACACAGAAGGTCGAGGGCGACCTGCTGGAGCGTGTGAGGCGGCAGATCCCCCGCCTCGGGGCCAGCTTCTTCGTACTCGGAACGACCCTGGTCATCTGGACGTTCAACCTGGAATCCCGGATCGTCGACAACTTCCGTGACCGCCCGTGGACCGTGGCGTTCCCCGTGCTGGCGCTGGGCGCCACGCTCGCGGCATGGCGACTGGTGGAGAACCGCGCCTACCTGAGCGGCTTCGTCGCCTCGGCGGTGACGATCGCGATGCTCATGGCGTCGGTCGCAGCAGGCCTATACCCGGTGATGCTGCCTTCGTCGATCAGTGCAGCCAATGACCTCACGATCCACAACGCAGCGGCCGCCCAGAACACGCTCACGGTCATGTTCGTCATGGCGATCATCGGCATGCCATTCGTGCTGCTCTACACAGTCGGGATCTACTACTTCTTCCGCGGCAAGGTCGTCCTCGACGAAGAGAGCTACTGA